In a genomic window of Aggregatimonas sangjinii:
- the rfbB gene encoding dTDP-glucose 4,6-dehydratase, with translation MEENRANKRLLITGGAGFIGSHVVRRFVNRYPSYHIYNVDALTYAGNLENLRDIETAPNYTFLKGNIADESFIRKIFKEYRFDGVVHLAAESHVDRSIADPLVFVRTNILGTVNLLNAAVDLWKADAHNKRFYHISTDEVYGSLGAQGLFSEVSPYRPNSPYSASKASADHFVRAYGETYGLPFVLSNCSNNYGPNQFPEKLIPLLIHNIIERIALPVYGDGDYTRDWLFVEDHAQAIDLIFHEGKNQETYNVGGCNEWKNIDLVKLLCRLMDKRLNRPEHTSEQLITFVKDRPGHDRRYAIDSGKINNELGWKPSVTFEQGLERTIDWYLANGEWLKNVTTGDYQKYYEDMYS, from the coding sequence ATGGAAGAAAATCGAGCAAATAAACGGTTGTTGATTACAGGAGGCGCCGGATTCATCGGCTCCCATGTGGTCAGACGATTTGTAAACCGCTACCCAAGCTATCATATCTACAATGTAGACGCCCTGACGTATGCAGGAAATCTTGAAAATCTAAGGGATATTGAGACCGCTCCGAACTACACCTTCTTGAAGGGGAATATTGCGGATGAATCCTTTATAAGAAAAATCTTTAAAGAATATCGTTTTGATGGCGTCGTTCATTTGGCCGCCGAATCCCATGTAGATCGATCGATTGCCGATCCTTTGGTTTTTGTACGCACAAACATCTTGGGCACGGTAAACCTTTTGAATGCTGCCGTAGACCTCTGGAAAGCCGATGCACACAACAAAAGGTTCTATCACATAAGTACTGATGAGGTCTACGGATCGTTGGGAGCGCAAGGACTCTTTTCCGAAGTTTCTCCATACCGACCAAACTCCCCATACTCGGCCTCCAAAGCGAGTGCCGACCATTTTGTGCGCGCCTACGGAGAGACCTATGGTTTACCTTTTGTACTTTCAAACTGTTCTAATAATTATGGCCCCAATCAGTTTCCGGAAAAGCTGATTCCGTTATTGATCCATAATATTATTGAGCGAATCGCACTTCCAGTTTATGGTGACGGCGATTACACTAGGGATTGGTTATTCGTAGAAGACCATGCACAGGCGATAGACCTTATTTTTCATGAAGGAAAAAATCAGGAAACGTATAATGTAGGAGGGTGTAATGAATGGAAAAACATTGATTTGGTGAAGTTGTTGTGCAGATTGATGGATAAACGGCTCAATCGTCCCGAACATACTTCTGAACAGCTGATCACTTTCGTAAAGGATCGGCCCGGACATGATAGGCGTTATGCCATCGATTCCGGCAAAATCAACAATGAACTGGGGTGGAAGCCTTCAGTAACTTTTGAGCAAGGCTTGGAACGGACAATTGACTGGTATCTTGCGAATGGGGAATGGCTTAAAAATGTCACCACGGGTGACTATCAAAAATACTATGAGGATATGTACAGTTGA
- the rfbA gene encoding glucose-1-phosphate thymidylyltransferase RfbA, whose translation MKGILLAGGSGTRLHPLTLSVSKQLMPIYDKPMVYYPLSTLMYAGIREILVISTPKDLPLFQELLGDGKKYGCTFDYAVQENPNGLAEAFIIGADFVGQDKVALILGDNIFYGSGLAKLLQENNDPDGGIIYAYRVHDPERYGVVEFDEEGKAISIEEKPVDPKSNYAVPGIYFYDNRVIEIAKAIQPSNRGELEITDINKAYLEEGKLRVSILDRGTAWLDTGTFQSLLQAAQFVEVLEERQGLKIGAIEAAAFEMDYIDKQQFKALAEPLMKSGYGKNLLGILNKYS comes from the coding sequence ATGAAAGGAATACTATTGGCAGGAGGTTCTGGAACGCGGCTGCACCCGTTAACACTATCGGTGTCAAAACAACTGATGCCGATTTATGACAAGCCAATGGTGTATTATCCATTGTCTACGCTCATGTATGCCGGTATTCGAGAAATACTCGTTATTTCTACCCCAAAAGACCTTCCCTTATTTCAAGAGTTATTGGGTGATGGCAAAAAATACGGATGCACTTTCGACTATGCCGTACAGGAAAATCCAAACGGTTTGGCGGAGGCTTTTATCATAGGGGCCGATTTTGTCGGACAGGATAAGGTCGCCCTTATCTTGGGGGACAATATCTTTTATGGATCTGGATTGGCAAAATTATTACAGGAAAACAATGATCCCGATGGTGGTATTATTTATGCTTACCGTGTTCACGATCCGGAACGTTACGGGGTAGTCGAATTTGACGAAGAAGGGAAGGCCATTAGCATCGAGGAAAAGCCCGTAGACCCGAAATCGAATTATGCCGTTCCCGGTATTTATTTTTATGACAACAGGGTTATTGAAATCGCCAAAGCGATACAACCGAGTAATAGAGGGGAATTGGAAATAACCGATATCAATAAAGCTTACTTGGAAGAAGGTAAGCTACGGGTAAGTATTCTCGATAGGGGCACCGCTTGGCTTGATACGGGCACATTTCAATCCTTATTGCAGGCGGCCCAATTTGTCGAAGTTCTTGAAGAACGTCAAGGCTTGAAAATAGGCGCAATAGAAGCGGCCGCTTTCGAAATGGATTATATAGACAAACAACAGTTCAAAGCGTTGGCGGAGCCCTTGATGAAGAGCGGCTATGGAAAAAATCTTTTGGGCATTCTAAATAAGTATTCATGA
- the rfbD gene encoding dTDP-4-dehydrorhamnose reductase, with the protein MSKIIVTGGRGQLATCIKDESRQSENIFIFLGKEDLDITDQKAVQKVFDELRPDFCVNCAAYTAVDKAESEPVQAKRINVDGAKHLAQSCYRHGTTLIHISTDFVFDGTKNTPYNEQDVTNPLGVYGQTKLEGEKAIADNLEAHVILRTSWLYAQHGQNFMKTMLRLGKEKGILQIVDDQYGTPTYARDLARFIVRLINENTDKYGSYHYSNKGVATWYEFASAIFEYSQTQVAVMAIKSNEYPTAAQRPRYSVLAKRKVQDAFGIEIPEWKDSLKECLSKLGITQNK; encoded by the coding sequence ATGAGCAAGATTATCGTCACTGGGGGAAGGGGCCAATTGGCGACCTGTATCAAAGATGAAAGTCGGCAGTCCGAGAATATATTTATTTTTCTTGGTAAGGAAGACCTGGACATTACGGACCAGAAAGCCGTTCAAAAAGTTTTTGATGAGTTAAGGCCTGACTTCTGTGTGAATTGCGCTGCTTATACAGCGGTTGATAAGGCCGAATCAGAACCGGTGCAAGCCAAACGCATCAATGTTGATGGCGCAAAACACTTGGCACAAAGTTGTTATCGGCATGGCACAACCTTAATCCATATATCAACGGATTTCGTTTTTGACGGTACTAAGAATACTCCGTATAATGAACAAGACGTAACAAACCCTCTAGGAGTATATGGGCAAACAAAATTGGAGGGCGAAAAAGCCATTGCCGATAATTTAGAAGCCCATGTCATCTTAAGGACCTCTTGGCTTTATGCCCAACACGGTCAAAATTTTATGAAGACCATGCTACGTTTGGGAAAGGAAAAGGGAATACTGCAAATCGTAGATGATCAATATGGTACTCCTACCTACGCTAGAGATTTGGCACGGTTTATTGTGCGTTTGATCAACGAAAATACCGATAAGTACGGAAGCTATCATTATAGTAATAAGGGTGTCGCGACTTGGTATGAGTTCGCATCGGCTATCTTTGAATATTCCCAAACACAGGTTGCTGTAATGGCTATCAAAAGCAACGAATATCCTACGGCGGCGCAGCGACCAAGATATAGCGTGTTGGCCAAGCGAAAGGTTCAAGACGCTTTTGGCATTGAAATCCCAGAATGGAAGGATAGTCTGAAAGAGTGCCTATCCAAATTAGGAATTACGCAAAACAAGTAG
- the murJ gene encoding murein biosynthesis integral membrane protein MurJ yields MTKSLKKSFGILFLATILSKGVGFMREMVLASKFGASNEFDILLTVFVVPNMIVSLLLYAIPHIIIPRLDLSEKSNQNFYSNFSKQFFWPYVFFLIFILALYNLLFYIYITFFIPTEFQDYRELIINLTIVFSIFAFFSSLFNIFKAVYNAKNEFTLPAFTPLLIHFSVITSVLFMYEEYGVYSFGLGLLFGSVLQILVYVYDLKRKEIAVFFKFSMQYEKVFTSAYIIILAIELLGQSFTLIDRSFISSLPEGHISSLYYAGILNNLPVTILGLTAGTILFPRISLYVQEKRFLELKKVLYKGFLFSLGIAIPFVLLFSFFGKLLITLMFERGAFSSSTSEITSNYLTALSFGLPFIFLHVLLAKLCFALHQEKILLLSTLAAVGIKICLSSVFVSADYYWGLALSTSISFFFNVIMIGSIFYKNRNRLFA; encoded by the coding sequence ATGACTAAATCCCTGAAAAAGAGTTTCGGTATATTATTTTTGGCGACAATACTTAGTAAGGGCGTTGGTTTTATGAGGGAAATGGTACTGGCCTCTAAATTCGGTGCTTCCAATGAATTCGATATTCTATTAACGGTGTTTGTAGTACCAAATATGATAGTGAGTCTGTTGCTATATGCCATACCACATATCATTATTCCAAGACTGGATCTTAGTGAAAAATCCAATCAAAATTTTTACTCGAACTTCTCAAAACAGTTTTTTTGGCCGTACGTTTTTTTCTTGATTTTCATTTTGGCCCTATATAATCTACTTTTTTACATTTACATTACTTTTTTCATTCCTACAGAATTTCAGGATTACAGAGAGCTCATTATTAACTTAACGATCGTCTTTTCGATTTTTGCGTTTTTTAGCTCATTGTTCAATATTTTCAAAGCGGTATATAATGCTAAGAACGAATTTACCCTCCCCGCATTTACTCCCTTACTAATACATTTTAGCGTCATTACTTCTGTTTTGTTCATGTATGAGGAGTACGGCGTGTATTCCTTCGGCCTTGGTTTATTATTTGGATCTGTACTTCAGATTTTAGTGTACGTCTATGATTTGAAGCGAAAGGAAATAGCGGTTTTCTTCAAATTTTCGATGCAATATGAAAAAGTATTTACATCGGCGTATATCATCATATTGGCAATCGAGTTGTTAGGCCAAAGCTTCACTTTGATAGATCGTTCTTTTATTAGTAGTCTGCCAGAAGGTCACATCTCTTCCTTGTATTACGCCGGTATTTTGAATAACCTCCCGGTCACAATACTGGGCTTGACGGCCGGTACAATACTTTTTCCTAGGATTTCATTATATGTTCAGGAAAAGAGGTTCTTAGAGCTAAAGAAGGTGTTATACAAAGGATTTTTATTTTCTTTGGGCATTGCCATTCCCTTTGTATTACTTTTTTCATTTTTCGGTAAATTACTTATTACCCTTATGTTCGAAAGAGGTGCTTTTTCAAGCAGTACCAGTGAAATTACCAGCAATTATCTGACAGCATTATCCTTTGGGCTACCATTTATATTTTTACACGTATTATTGGCAAAACTCTGTTTTGCACTTCATCAGGAGAAAATATTGTTATTAAGTACTTTAGCAGCGGTGGGGATAAAAATTTGTTTGAGTTCTGTATTTGTTAGTGCAGATTATTACTGGGGTTTAGCGTTATCAACTAGTATAAGCTTTTTCTTTAACGTTATTATGATCGG
- the wecC gene encoding UDP-N-acetyl-D-mannosamine dehydrogenase, with protein sequence MSTTPEVVMMGLGYIGLPTAALIAQNKVRVHGVDINPQVVETINAGKIHIIEPELDEAVATSVKEGYLKAATTPEKANTYIIVVPTPFKDKNEPDTSFVKAATEAILPLLKEGDLYIIESTSPIGTTERMMHLIYEGRPELKGKLHIAYCPERVLPGNVMYELVNNDRVIGGVDEKSTTKATAFYAQFIKGELHKTNARTAEMCKLVENSSRDVQIAFANELSLICDKAEINVWELIALANKHPRVNILQPGCGVGGHCIAVDPYFIVADYPMESKIIGTAREINNYKSFWCAEKIKTSKLEFELKHGRKPSIALMGLAFKPNIDDLRESPAKYIAQKVLQNANDEDYYIVEPNIADHKVFKLTNYKEAAKKADILAFLVAHDEFKKLDLSDQVVVLDFCGVMS encoded by the coding sequence ATGAGCACTACACCAGAAGTTGTAATGATGGGCCTCGGTTATATTGGTCTGCCCACAGCGGCGTTGATTGCACAGAACAAAGTAAGGGTGCACGGGGTTGATATCAATCCGCAAGTCGTTGAAACCATCAATGCAGGTAAAATACATATTATTGAACCTGAATTGGATGAAGCGGTAGCAACTTCGGTCAAGGAAGGTTATTTAAAAGCGGCGACGACTCCAGAAAAAGCGAACACCTATATTATAGTCGTTCCCACTCCTTTTAAAGATAAAAACGAACCGGACACGTCCTTTGTAAAAGCAGCTACAGAGGCCATACTTCCATTGTTAAAGGAAGGCGACCTATACATTATCGAGTCTACCTCGCCTATTGGTACTACAGAGCGCATGATGCATTTGATCTATGAGGGCAGGCCCGAATTAAAAGGGAAGCTACACATTGCCTATTGTCCAGAGAGAGTGCTTCCAGGCAATGTCATGTATGAATTGGTCAATAACGACAGGGTTATCGGAGGTGTAGATGAAAAATCAACAACTAAGGCAACAGCTTTTTACGCTCAATTCATTAAGGGAGAATTGCACAAAACGAATGCGCGCACCGCCGAAATGTGTAAATTGGTAGAAAACTCATCAAGGGACGTTCAAATTGCGTTTGCAAATGAACTTTCTTTAATATGTGACAAGGCCGAAATCAATGTATGGGAGTTGATCGCATTGGCGAACAAACATCCAAGGGTTAATATTTTGCAACCTGGTTGTGGAGTGGGTGGTCATTGTATAGCGGTAGACCCCTATTTTATAGTGGCGGATTATCCGATGGAATCTAAAATAATCGGTACGGCCCGTGAAATCAACAACTACAAATCGTTCTGGTGCGCAGAGAAAATAAAAACATCCAAACTGGAGTTTGAACTAAAACATGGTAGAAAACCCAGTATTGCATTAATGGGTTTGGCGTTTAAACCGAATATTGATGATTTACGTGAATCTCCTGCAAAATATATCGCCCAAAAGGTTTTACAAAACGCCAATGATGAGGACTATTACATTGTAGAGCCAAATATAGCCGACCATAAAGTCTTTAAACTCACGAATTATAAAGAAGCGGCCAAAAAAGCGGATATTTTGGCCTTTTTGGTGGCCCATGACGAATTTAAGAAATTAGACCTTAGTGATCAGGTCGTTGTTTTAGATTTTTGTGGCGTCATGAGTTAA
- a CDS encoding DUF6909 family protein has product MGKTPNTTRAQESTNAIERLYITMRHLFNRGFYKPTGVSGESLKEALLLLRPEIYGSIAEEKVELNGLIYVLERLPEGIEQCRFINLTSDEGYGRSNFKPIIPPKRRRNCYRIDDEQMNIEITRGRSDIYDILTHLTFLFIESEKIAQKVLIEDTDKTTRDWKKLEAAVKKGKLSQAEREVTLIHTANVLGRSFEEIMEVYELFATAKNSERFLHIVYWLGKLAIEEEVTGEKREINFSALLRERLGHHIHGERWATTIKEVLAKKGLLHRPIHIISANMHSVMNSLFARNALKKDFPEEDSLKIYQALSSSANQALRNKVTTVAKKNGMIAIDDRSGTNIDVQLFDMAKLGKDGCCYELSGDIPDDEKPVIFVMDYAFGEQAYETIDELLKPFGGSKKKPVFMNIKSVSIMGKAGILEGGKGDLMIPSAHIFEGTADNYPFTNELCAADFEGHGLKVFEGTMVTVLGTSLQNKDILKFFHRSTWNVIGLEMEGVHYQKAIQSASKIRKSIREDVKVRYAYYASDNPLETGSTLASGGLGTTGVKPTYLITDKILKQIFNL; this is encoded by the coding sequence ATGGGTAAAACACCGAACACCACTCGCGCGCAGGAATCTACCAATGCCATCGAAAGACTTTACATTACCATGCGCCACCTTTTCAACCGAGGATTTTATAAACCCACGGGTGTTTCAGGGGAAAGTCTAAAAGAAGCACTTTTATTATTACGACCTGAAATTTACGGAAGTATCGCAGAGGAAAAGGTTGAGCTGAACGGGCTCATTTACGTTTTGGAACGTTTACCGGAAGGCATTGAACAATGCCGCTTCATCAACCTCACTTCCGATGAGGGCTATGGCCGTTCGAATTTCAAACCGATTATTCCTCCAAAACGAAGGCGTAATTGCTATCGTATCGACGATGAGCAAATGAATATCGAGATTACTCGCGGCAGATCGGATATTTACGATATTTTAACACATTTAACCTTCCTGTTCATAGAGTCCGAAAAAATCGCTCAAAAAGTCCTTATCGAGGATACCGATAAAACTACCCGTGATTGGAAAAAGCTCGAGGCGGCCGTTAAAAAAGGCAAACTTAGTCAAGCCGAGCGCGAGGTTACCTTAATTCATACGGCCAACGTATTGGGCAGGTCCTTTGAGGAGATTATGGAGGTGTATGAACTTTTCGCGACCGCAAAAAATTCCGAACGGTTTTTACATATCGTTTACTGGTTGGGCAAATTGGCTATCGAGGAAGAGGTAACCGGCGAAAAGAGGGAAATCAATTTTAGCGCTTTGTTGAGGGAGCGTCTGGGACATCACATTCACGGGGAGCGCTGGGCGACCACGATCAAAGAGGTTTTGGCGAAAAAGGGATTATTGCATCGACCGATACATATCATAAGTGCCAATATGCATAGTGTTATGAACTCCCTCTTTGCAAGAAATGCATTGAAAAAGGATTTTCCGGAGGAAGATTCCTTAAAAATATACCAAGCGTTAAGCTCCTCAGCAAATCAGGCTTTGCGAAATAAGGTAACTACGGTTGCCAAAAAAAACGGCATGATAGCGATAGACGATCGCTCGGGCACCAATATAGACGTACAGCTTTTCGACATGGCCAAGTTGGGAAAGGATGGCTGCTGCTATGAGCTATCCGGGGATATTCCGGATGATGAAAAACCTGTTATCTTTGTAATGGATTACGCCTTTGGAGAGCAGGCTTATGAAACGATTGACGAGTTATTGAAACCATTTGGTGGGTCTAAAAAGAAACCCGTTTTTATGAACATCAAATCTGTTTCGATTATGGGCAAGGCAGGCATCTTGGAAGGTGGCAAAGGAGACTTAATGATTCCCTCGGCGCATATATTTGAAGGTACGGCAGATAATTACCCCTTTACGAATGAGTTATGCGCAGCAGATTTTGAAGGGCATGGCCTTAAAGTTTTCGAGGGTACGATGGTAACGGTTTTAGGAACATCTTTGCAAAACAAGGATATTTTGAAATTCTTTCATCGCAGCACGTGGAATGTAATCGGCTTGGAGATGGAAGGTGTACACTACCAAAAAGCGATACAATCGGCTTCGAAGATACGCAAGAGCATTCGCGAAGATGTAAAAGTGCGGTATGCGTACTACGCATCTGACAACCCTTTGGAAACGGGAAGCACCTTGGCTTCCGGTGGTTTGGGAACCACAGGCGTAAAACCGACCTATTTAATTACCGATAAGATTTTAAAGCAAATATTCAATTTATAG
- the wecB gene encoding non-hydrolyzing UDP-N-acetylglucosamine 2-epimerase, which yields MRKKILVIFGTRPEAIKMAPLVKEFQKYPEKFETKVCITAQHREMLDQVLSFFEIIPDYDLDLMKPDQNLYSLTADIVTGLKPVLEEFKPDYVHIHGDTTTGMSASLAAFYARSKVCHVEAGLRTFDMKSPYPEEMNRSVIGVVSDIHFCPTEKSKENLILENKESESILVTGNTVIDALKFSVDKVNSSTFEDEEINRLQQVLDVDKKIVLVTGHRRENHGQGFVDICQALKDLAATRSDIQIIYPVHLNPNVQKPVYEILAGIKAIKLIAPLSYPAFVWLMHKSYMIITDSGGVQEEAPSLGKPVLVMRDTTERPEAVDAGTVILVGTNKEKIFIEATKLLENKDAYAEMSTLHNPYGDGKACEKIVDYISKLKK from the coding sequence ATGAGGAAGAAGATTTTAGTCATTTTTGGAACAAGGCCGGAGGCCATTAAAATGGCGCCTCTGGTCAAGGAATTTCAAAAGTATCCGGAGAAATTTGAAACAAAGGTTTGTATAACCGCCCAACATCGGGAAATGCTAGACCAGGTGCTTTCCTTTTTTGAAATCATCCCAGATTATGATTTGGATTTGATGAAACCCGACCAAAACCTTTATTCGCTTACAGCAGATATAGTCACAGGCCTTAAACCTGTTTTGGAGGAATTTAAACCTGATTACGTACATATTCATGGAGACACTACAACTGGCATGTCCGCTAGCCTCGCAGCGTTTTACGCAAGATCAAAAGTGTGCCATGTAGAAGCTGGTCTTCGCACCTTCGACATGAAATCGCCCTACCCCGAAGAAATGAACAGAAGCGTTATCGGGGTAGTTTCCGATATTCATTTTTGTCCTACCGAAAAATCAAAAGAAAACCTGATTCTTGAAAATAAGGAAAGCGAAAGTATTCTGGTAACGGGAAACACGGTCATAGATGCATTAAAATTTAGTGTCGATAAGGTGAATTCATCAACCTTTGAGGACGAAGAAATCAATCGCCTACAGCAGGTATTGGATGTAGATAAGAAGATAGTATTGGTCACTGGCCACCGAAGAGAAAACCACGGCCAAGGTTTCGTAGATATTTGCCAAGCACTTAAGGATTTGGCGGCAACTCGTTCCGATATTCAAATTATCTATCCGGTGCACTTGAACCCAAATGTTCAAAAGCCAGTGTATGAAATTTTAGCTGGTATAAAAGCGATTAAATTGATAGCCCCATTGTCATATCCGGCATTTGTCTGGTTAATGCACAAATCATATATGATTATTACCGATAGTGGTGGCGTACAGGAGGAAGCCCCGAGTTTAGGAAAACCAGTATTGGTCATGAGGGACACGACGGAACGGCCGGAAGCCGTTGATGCAGGTACCGTTATACTAGTCGGTACAAACAAGGAAAAGATTTTTATAGAAGCGACGAAATTACTTGAAAACAAGGATGCCTACGCTGAGATGAGCACTCTTCATAACCCTTACGGTGATGGAAAAGCGTGCGAAAAAATTGTAGATTACATTTCAAAACTCAAAAAATGA
- the rfbC gene encoding dTDP-4-dehydrorhamnose 3,5-epimerase: MKVTETKLAGCYILEPEIFEDERGYLTEVFNARRFKQAIGKDIDFVQDNQSFSQYGVVRALHFQLGDHAQAKLIRVLHGIIWDVAVDLRGDSPTYKQYIGVKLSYENKKQLFIPRGFAHGFVVLSATAEVCYKCDNYYHKEAEGGIAYNDPDFDIDWKLPADSLILSEKDKALPNFDTAKS, encoded by the coding sequence ATGAAGGTGACCGAAACGAAATTAGCTGGCTGCTATATTTTGGAGCCAGAAATATTTGAAGATGAAAGGGGCTATTTAACAGAGGTCTTTAACGCGAGACGCTTTAAACAGGCCATCGGCAAGGATATCGATTTTGTTCAGGACAACCAGTCTTTTTCACAATACGGGGTGGTGCGAGCCTTGCATTTTCAATTGGGAGATCACGCGCAAGCAAAATTGATTCGCGTACTACACGGCATTATTTGGGACGTAGCGGTCGATCTTCGCGGCGACTCGCCCACTTACAAGCAGTATATCGGCGTTAAACTTAGCTACGAAAACAAAAAGCAGCTTTTTATACCAAGAGGTTTTGCCCATGGCTTTGTGGTTTTAAGTGCTACGGCAGAGGTATGTTATAAATGCGACAATTACTACCACAAGGAGGCCGAAGGGGGAATTGCCTACAACGATCCCGATTTTGATATCGATTGGAAATTGCCGGCCGATTCGCTTATTCTTTCAGAGAAAGATAAAGCATTACCGAATTTCGATACCGCCAAATCATGA
- a CDS encoding NAD(P)H-dependent glycerol-3-phosphate dehydrogenase encodes MKHIYVIGAGSFGTAIANQLAFNTEDSVCLICRSEDQQQEINDNHTNLRYFPNKTLHDSLRASASLSKLSDADIVFMALPTAALKEHIKDLKIAIPTEALVVNLSKGLFKNGRNLVDYLKDKLNSPNVVTMKGPTFAVELMNNEHSLFTLGHDTETQYHTIKELVRKTNIHIDHTTDIAGVELLSALKNVYAIIMGIVDAQYNAINTRHMILTKAFSEIRVLLEALGGKEDTLFLACGYGDFGLTALNDLSRNRTLGLLIGKGFYNSDVNQSSVVLEGLRTIELISKATDDSIQKQLPLFNRLESFFRDKESKFKIRFNSLVD; translated from the coding sequence ATGAAACATATATATGTCATAGGAGCAGGTTCGTTCGGAACCGCCATAGCCAATCAATTGGCCTTCAATACGGAGGACAGCGTTTGCCTAATCTGCAGAAGCGAAGACCAACAGCAGGAAATCAATGATAACCACACCAATCTACGTTATTTTCCGAATAAAACGCTACATGATTCGCTAAGGGCGTCGGCCTCTCTTTCCAAACTTTCCGATGCCGATATCGTTTTTATGGCCTTACCTACAGCCGCATTAAAAGAGCATATAAAAGACTTGAAAATAGCAATCCCTACGGAAGCATTGGTCGTTAATCTTTCAAAGGGACTTTTTAAAAATGGCCGTAACCTGGTCGATTATTTAAAGGACAAATTGAACAGTCCCAATGTGGTGACCATGAAAGGACCCACTTTCGCGGTAGAATTGATGAACAATGAACATTCCCTGTTCACTCTAGGTCATGATACGGAGACCCAATACCATACGATAAAGGAGCTCGTAAGGAAAACGAACATCCATATCGACCATACTACCGATATCGCTGGTGTGGAGCTGTTAAGCGCGTTAAAGAACGTGTATGCCATCATCATGGGAATCGTAGACGCCCAATACAATGCCATCAACACCCGGCATATGATCCTCACGAAGGCTTTTAGCGAGATACGGGTGTTGCTCGAAGCACTAGGGGGTAAGGAAGACACCTTGTTCTTGGCCTGTGGTTACGGAGACTTTGGTCTCACGGCGCTGAACGACCTGAGTAGAAACCGAACTTTGGGGCTTTTGATCGGGAAGGGGTTTTACAATTCCGACGTGAACCAGAGCAGTGTCGTACTCGAAGGTCTTAGAACGATCGAGTTGATATCGAAGGCGACCGATGATTCCATACAAAAACAGTTGCCGCTGTTCAATAGGCTGGAATCTTTCTTCAGAGACAAGGAATCGAAGTTCAAGATTCGATTTAATAGTTTGGTTGACTGA